tttacagtattgttattttgaaattgaagaTAATATTTGGGTGCCATAAATCTATTGAAAGGTCctgaaatgtattgaatttgGAAAGATGTATTTATTGTTCCAGCAAGGccgtttttaaatatttatttcatattatgagtttttaaatattgttctttATGGTATTTGAATGCTGCAAATTTAAAGTGGTTCCCCTCTCACCCTTtctatacattttattcagtttttcagatattttatctttgctttttctGCATATAATCTCTCTAACTCCTATTCCTTGTGTTCAAGATCATGCAGTAAAGTCTCATTtcacattattataattgttgaGGTTTTGGTTGAAGAAGCAGTTGTTCCATGTGGATTGTGGGCAGTCTCTTCACCCATGTCCAGGTCGGCCACGCTGATGGCACACGAAGACTTCGGGTTGGGTGTTTTCGCCAAAGTCTCTGCCCCTGCCTCTGCCTCTACCGCCCCTTCTGCCTCCGCCTGTCATGGCCTGAAACATTGTCAGTTGCACTGATGAGACCTAATCTTTGCTTGTTCTCTGTTGTTGAACTGCTCCTCAGTGTGTTCTGCATGTTGCAATATTGTTTCGAAGTCTGCAGTCTTCCAGGTCACGCAGCATGTGCTGTTTTCAAGGCCTTTTTACAGAGTTTGATCAGGGCTGTCACAGCATGGTTAAACAGCCCGTTTTTAACATCATCACAGACATTTTGTGATAATCATGTTTGAGCATCTTACTCATTAGCTGtcttgttttagtcattttgggTCTGTACTTACTGTccatgttgttaaaaaaaacaaaacagtaaagagTGAAAGTTATTTGGAATGGAGCAGACGACCGTCCTGTGTTCTTTTTACCTGTGCTCCGACGTAATagactcaaaacaaaaaggccTTTGTGTTTAACCTGTGGCCTGAGGCCAGAGTACTTCTTTCTTGTGAATGTAAATATTACAGTTGTTTGCTCTTTTTGGGATCAAATTCAATTATTTGACACGATTTAATTTCCTCCTGTGATTTTGAGATCTATAGCACAGAGGAAAATAGGAATATaggctacattacattacattacattacagtcatttagcagacgcttttatccaaagcgacttacaggaagtgtattcaacataggtattcaagagtcaccagaagtcataagtgcatctcctttcttaaacaagcatcttctTCTGTTCTCCTGTGCCCTGCCTCTAAAGCTGAGACAAATTCTCTGGCAAGCACTCTCACACCAAAAACAGCCCCTAACAATGCACCTGTTGTGATACCTGCCAGTTTGATCAAAAGCCTCTCATTTGCTCTGTCTTTAGCCTTCTCTCTGATGTCTATCTCTGACATGTTTCCTGGTGACTTTCTAATGAGCTCCacctcctgttttattttttcctccactgCTTGTAGCATCTCATGGGTGTAGTAGCTTCCTCCGTTTGCCTCAGTTATCTTATCCATTGTTTTGAGTAGCTCCTTCACTTGGAACTGGTTGTTCCTGTATTCATCCTGCTGGTTGTTCTTCCAGTATTTATTATCAACGACATGGCAGCGGCCTCCGCACTTCTTCACCAGATCACTCAGAAGCTCATTACCACGGACAAAGTCCTCAATGGTCTGTCCTTCCTCGAGCTGGTCACCATGAGTAAAGAGAACTGTTGCATACTTGAGAACTTCTTCAGAAAAGTATTGGTTTATTTTAGTGATGACAGCCTGCTCATGCTCTGTGAATCTCTCCACTTTAAGCACAATGAGAAAAGCATGAGGCCCAGGAGCGCCGGACCGGAGAGGAGGGGCGAAGTTTGAACTCTGTGTTTACAAAGACAACCGACAACGCTACTACATAGTATAACTGTAAAGTCCAGATGTCAAATGACTAAAATCTGGTTAAAATATATAGTTAACAACGACCAAGAAGTAAAACAGGTATCCTTCAAAATGTGGCATAAAACTggataaaaagtaaatttatgACAAGGTCTGGCAGACAAATTCAACAATGACGCACTCGCATAGCGTGTATGACGCCACGACAAGTGTATATTATTAAGCacatattaacaaataaatgataaaattacagatttctctaggttttcaaaattgtttaaaaaatgtgggaTATTtttagagcaaaataaaaaaaataaagcttttagaCATTTGAATGTAGAAAAGTTACATATAATACCTTTACTGTAGTTGGATCCTTATAGGAGTCTTGTTGTTACAATAGTGAGATTAAACTTTCCTGTTGAGTTTCTGTGAGGGTTTTTTTAAccatatgaataataataaaggttttaaacAAAGGAGTCTAAACAGACCTCTTAAAATAGTCTCtctcaactttatttttctttctctggtaaatttacagtat
The sequence above is drawn from the Anoplopoma fimbria isolate UVic2021 breed Golden Eagle Sablefish unplaced genomic scaffold, Afim_UVic_2022 Un_contig_8048_pilon_pilon, whole genome shotgun sequence genome and encodes:
- the LOC129116237 gene encoding uncharacterized protein LOC129116237, giving the protein QTIEDFVRGNELLSDLVKKCGGRCHVVDNKHCKNNQQDEYRNNQFQVKELLKTIDKISEANKGSCYTNEMLQAEAEGAVEAEAGAETLAKTPNPKSSCAISVADLDMGEETSSNFAPPLRSGAPGPHAFLIVLKVERFTEHEQAVITKINQYFSEEVLKYATVLFTHGDQLEEGQTIEDFVRGNELLSDLVKKCGGRCHVVDNKYWKNNQQDEYRNNQFQVKELLKTMDKITEANGGSYYTHEMLQAVEEKIKQEVELIRKSPGNMSEIDIREKAKDRANERLLIKLAGITTGALLGAVFGAEAEGAVEAEAGAETLAKTPNPKSSCAISVADLDMGEETAHNPHGTTASSTKTSTIIIM